The Pelagovum sp. HNIBRBA483 sequence CGTGCTGAATGTTTTCATGTGCACCGGCTTCACCCGAGATACGGGGCAGTATTTTATGAAAGCCAGCCCAGTACGCCCCGGAGACTACCTGGAATTCTTCGCGGAAATTGACCTTTTGGTCGGACTTTCGGCCTGCCCGGGGGGCGACTGTTCCGCGGAACATTCTTCCGATACTGCGGCTTGTTATCCGCTGGAAATAACTGTCTGGAATCCGGGCGAAACGGCGCGAAACAGGCATGAAGTGCCGCAAACTAACGCTTACAGCCGCACGCATGGCGTAGCTTGATGCAACGTTTCGAAGGGATGACTTGATCTAATGCAGTTTCGGTTTTTGTCCACTTGGAATCGTTTATGCAGCTGATCATCAATCCGCATCGCGGCGGAGAGAAACTCGCGCCGGATATGCCCTATCCATCGACGGATGCGGCACGGGTGGCGGCGCTGCTGGGGCAATGCCCGAAAGCCGCAGAGACACCATTGGTCAATGCCACACCACTTGCGCCGGTGGCTGCGCTTTGGGTCAAGGACGAGCGGCCTCGCATGGGGCTTGGGTCGTTCAAGGCGCTCGGCGCTGCCTATGTGATTGCGCGGCAGGCTGAGGCGGTGGACCCAAATCCCGGAGCGGACACGCTCGCAGGGCGCACCTATGTGACCGCAAGCGCGGGCAACCACGGAATGAGCGTCGCGGCTGGCGCACGGGTTTTTGGCGCGAAGGCGGTCGTCTATATCGCGGAGACGGTGCCAGAGAGCTTTGCCGGACGATTGCAGGCGCTGGGCGCGGATGTTGTGCGTGCCGGTGCGGATTATGCGGCCTCGATGCGGGCCGCGCAGGAGGCCGCCGTCGCAAACGGTTGGACCCTGCTCTCGGACAGTTCGTGGGAAGGCTATGCGGAGTTGCCGCACATCCTGATGGAAGGGTATTTGCAGATGGTGGCGGAAGCTGTTGCGCAATGCCCTGAAGTGCCAACCCATATCCTGTTGCAAGCCGGTGTTGGCGGATTGGCCGGTGCGGTTGCCGCCTATGCGCGCAAGGCGTGGGGCGACGGGCCGGAAATCATCGTGGTTGAGCCGGAAGCCGCGCCCGCATTGCAGGCGAGCATCTTGGCGGGCGAATGTGTTTTTGCCGACGGACCGGACAGTGTGATGGGGCGGCTTGATTGCAAAGAGCCATCGTTAATTGCGCTCAATGGGCTGGCGCGGGATGCGGATGCGTTTCTGACGATTTCAGACGCTGATGTTACCGCGCAACTGCCTGCGATGGCAGCTACGGGGCTGGAAACGACAGCGTCGGGTGGCGCCGGTATTGCCACTGTGATGGACGACGATGCGCGGCAAGCGATGCAAATCGGGCCAGACTCGCGGGTGCTTTGCTTCCTGTCGGAGGTTGCGGATTGAGGGGGTTTCCTGCCTCTGAATTCGCCGCGCGGACGGCGAAAGCCCAAGCCTTGATGGCCGAAAGCGGGCTTGCGGCTCTACTTCTGACAACCGAACCTGAACTGCGCTACTTTACCGGCTATCTGACCCGCTTTTGGGAAAGTCCGACACGCCCTTGGTTCCTTGTTGTTCCGGCAAGTGGCAAGCCGATTGCGGTGATCCCGTCGATCGGTGCGGCGCTGATGGGGCAGACATGGATCGACGATATTCGTACATGGGTTGCGCCGGATCTGCACGATGATGGCGTTGGCCTGCTGATCGAGACGTTGAACGAGGTCACGCAAGGTGGCCGGATCGGTGTGCAGGACGGGCACGAAACGCATGTTCGTATGCCACAGAGCGATTACCAGCGCCTGGCCACGGCAGTGGAGCTAGGTTCTGACGAAGGGATCATGCGCAAGCTGCGGATGGTGAAATCGCAAGCCGAAATCGACAAGGTGGCGGAGGCCTGCCGCATCGCGGGGCGGGCCTTTGCGCGGGTGCCGGAGATTGCCGCTGTCGGCGTGCCGTTGGAGCAGGTGTTTCGGGAATTCCAGATGCTGTGCCTGAGCGAAGGGGCGGATTGGGTGCCCTATCTGGCCGGTGGAGCGGGGCAGGGCGGTTATGCGGATGTCATCTCGCCTGCGACTGAAGCGCCTCTGGCGCATGGTGATGTGTTGATGCTGGATACCGGCCTCGTGCATGACGGTTATTTTTGCGATTTTGATCGGAACTGGGCGGTTGGCACGGCAAGCAGTGCAGTGAGCGCGGCCCATGCGCGGTTGATCGAGGCGAGTGATGCGGGTGCGGCAGTCGCGCGACCGGGCGCGACGGCGGCTGATCTGTTCCATGCGATGAACGATGTCTTGACCCGCGGTGCGGGAGGCACGGATGCGGGAAGGCTCGGGCATGGATTGGGCATGTCGCTCACCGAATGGCCGTCGCTCATTCCTACGGATCACACGGTGCTGGAGGCAGGCATGATCCTGACGCTTGAGCCGGGTGTTGCGGTGGGCGACAGGATCATGGTGCATGAAGAGAACATCGTTGTGACCGACGGTGGCGCTGTCTTTTTAAGCCCGCGGGCGGAAGCGGAGATACCAGTCCTATGAAGCCGCTACCGTTTGACCTGATCCCTGATGACGCACTGCCCACCCCGTTGGGGCTGATCGTTTTGCAGACAGATGAAACAATCGAACCGGAATTTCATAAAGCTTTCGCCGACGACAATGCCGCGCTTTATGTCAGCCGGATTGCGAGTGCCCCTGAAGTGACGCCCGAGGGATTGGGGGCGATGGAATCGCTGATTGCCGCTTCTGCCGATCTGCTGCCGAAGTCGCTGCATTATTCGGTCGTCGGGTACGGGTGTACCTCAGCCAGCGCGATCATCGGATCGGATGCGGTGGCGGAGTTGGTGAGGAAAAGCTGCAATGCCGACGAGGTGACGAACCCCCTGCGGGCGGCGATTGCGTTTGCGGAACATCATGGGCTGAGGCGGCTCGCGCTTGTCTCGCCATACATTATGGATGTGAATGTAGCGCTGCGGGCGGCCTTTGCGCGTGCGGGCATCACAACGGATACGTTCGGCACCTTTGGTGAGGCCGAGGAGGCCAAGGTTGCACGCATCGCGGAGCAATCAATCGTATCTGCAGCAATGGCGCTGGGCAGCAGCGCCGACGTGGACGGGGTCTTCTTGAGTTGTACCAATCTGAAGACCCGCACGGCGATACCAAGACTCACTGAAGCGCTTGGGAAGCCGGTTTTTTCGAGTAATTTTGCGCTTTCGTGGCATATGAAAAAGTGTGCAAAGCTATGAAAAATCAAGCATTTGCAACTTTATTTACGGTTCGCGGTTGCGACCTGCGAAAGCCAATGTTCTTATGGGCGTCAATAAGGGCCGATAAAGATGGTCCAAACCAAACGGGGAGAGACGTGTGACTGATTTGGGTAATAACCAGTCGTTCGTGAAATTTGATCGCGTTCAAAAATCTTACGATGGCGAAAATCTTGTTGTGAAAGATTTGAACCTCGACATGCCGAAGGGCGAGTTCCTGACGATGCTTGGACCGTCCGGTTCGGGCAAGACGACTTGCCTTATGATGCTTGCCGGTTTTGAAACGGCGACACATGGCGAAATCCTGCTCGACGGGAGGCCGATCAACAACATTCCGCCGCACAAGCGCGGCATTGGCATGGTGTTCCAGAACTACGCTTTGTTCCCGCATATGACGGTTGCTGAGAACCTCGCCTTCCCGCTGGAGGTGCGTAAGCTCGACAAATCGGTTCGGGAAGAGAAGGTGAAGCGCGCGCTTGATATGGTGCAGATGGGTGCCTTTGGTGGCCGTCGCCCAGCGCAGCTTTCGGGTGGTCAGCAGCAGCGTATCGCTTTGGCGCGCGCGCTGGTGTTCGAGCCGGAACTGGTGCTTATGGACGAGCCGCTCGGCGCGCTCGACAAGCAGTTGCGCGAACATATGCAATTCGAGATCACCCGTCTGGCGCATGATTTGGGCATCACCACCGTTTATGTGACCCACGACCAGACTGAGGCGCTGACCATGTCTGACCGCGTGGCGGTGTTCGAAGATGGCCGTATTCAGCAGCTGGCGCCGCCAGATACCTTGTATGAAGAGCCCGAGAACAGCTTTGTGGCGCAGTTCATTGGTGAGAATAACACCCTCGAAGGCGTGGTTACGGAGATCAAAGGGCCAGACCTTTGCGAGGTGAAGCTGGACGGCGGCGAGATCATCGACGCCAAGCCGGTGAACGTCTCGCAGGTGGGCGAGCGTACGCGCGTTTCGATCCGGCCTGAGCGGGTCGAGATGAACAAGGATCGCTTGCAGGAAGGTGCCCATACGCTGAAAGCCGAGGTGCTGGAGTTCATCTATATGGGCGACATCTTCCGCACGCGCTTGCGGGTTGCTGGTAACGAGGATTTCGTCGTTAAAACGCGAAACGCGCCGGACCAAGCGCGCTTGACACCGGGAACGCAACTGGAAATCGGTTGGTTGCCAGCGGATTGCCGCGCGCTCGACGCGTAAGAGTATTCTAGCGGGGCGCGGAAAAGCTGCGCCTTGCGAGAGTTCGGGTAAACTCGTGGCCCGCTACGAAAAATCACGAGAAAAAGTTTGGGAGTTACTATGAAAAAGACAACGATCGTTTCTGCGGTGTCCATCCTCGGCCTTACGGCTGGATTGGCGCACGCAGACGGCCACATGGCCAATGATATGACGCTCGTCAGCTGGGGCGGTGCCTATCAGCAGAGCCAGATCAACGCCTATACCGAGCCGTATATGGCGATGAACCCCGGTGTCACCACCACTTGGGACGAAAGCTCCGCTGAAGCCGTGGCCAAACTGCGCGCGATGAACGAAGCCGGCAACATCACTTGGGATGTGGTCGACGTTGTTGCCGCAGACGCGCTGCGCCTTTGCGACGAAGGTCTGGCAATGGAAATCGATGCCGACGAAGATCTCGCACCGGCACCGGATGGCACCTCGGCTGAGGATGACTTCGGTGACCTGCTGGTTGGCGACTGCTTCATCCCGCAGATCGTGTACTCGACCACCTTTGGCTACCGCACCGACATGGTTCCGGAAGGCGTAGAGGCACCGAACGACATCTGTGACGTGTTCGACCTCGCCACCTATCCGGGCATGCGTTCGCTCGAGAAGCGCCCGATCAACAACGTTGAATGGGCTCTGCTCTGTGACGGTGTCGCCAAGGAAGACGTCTATGACGTTCTGGCCACCGAAGAAGGTCAGGAGCAGGCACTTGCCAAGCTCGACACCATCAAAGACAGCGTGATCTGGTGGTCCGCTGGTGCAGACACCCCGCAGCTGCTGGCTGACGGCGAAGTCTTCATCGGTTCAACCTATAACGGCCGACTGTTCTCTGCCATCGAAGAGCAGGGCCAGCCGATCGGCATGATGTGGGACGCTCAGGTGTTTGACCTTGACGGCTGGATCATTCCGGAAGGTCTGTCGGACGAGCGTCTGGCACGCGCCATGGACTTCATCTACTTCGCCACCGATACGCAGCGTCTTGCGGATCAAGCCAAGTACATCTCCTATGGCCCGGCTCGTGCGTCTTCCGCACCCTTGGTTGGTCAGCACGCTTCGCTCGGCATCGACATGGCTCCGCACATGCCGACCGATCCGAACAACGCCAAGAACACGTTCCTCTACAACTACGAGTTCTGGGCTGACTATCGCGACGACATCGACGCGAAATTCCAAGCTTGGCTTGCTCAATAAGCCTTTACAAAAGGGAGGGGCCGAGTGGCCCCTCCTGACCAAGTTTTTCAGATAAACCGGCGGCGAAACGGCCGGATATCATAAACAAGAGAACACCAACGGGGTACACATGAGTGATACGACATCCTCCGGCCCAATGCTCGCTGCTGATGGCACGCCGCTAAAGACGAGCCTCGCACGCGCTTTGCGCCGCCAAAAGATCCGCGCGCTGGCACTGATCGCGCCGCTTTTGATTTTCGTGGTGGTAACATTCATCATCCCGATTGCGACAATGCTGTTCCGTTCTGTCGAGAACCAGATTGTCTCCGGTACCTTGCCCGAAGCGACCTATGAGCTTCAGGAATGGGATGCGAATTCGACCGAGGCGCCTGAAGAAGAAGTTTTCCAAGCGCTGTTTTTTGATCTTTTCAGAGCGGCTGAAGCCAAAGAGCATACCAAGCTCGGCACCCGCCTGAATTATGAAATGACCGGCACGTCGTCTCTGTTCCGGACCTCTGGCCGGAATCTCGACGATATTGGTGAAGAATGGCAGGACCCGATCGAAGATATCGCGCCTGCGCTGAAGGATGGCGAGACATGGTACGCCATGCTCTCGGGCACTGGCGGCGAAGCGCTGCTGGAGTCGCGACGCGACCTGTGGAACGGAATGGTCCCTGACGAATTTAACGGCGATGTGGGGCTTACGCTATCCGCCGATATGGTCGAGATGTTGCCCCTGACGGCTGCGGCCTATGCCGATTGGGCGATTTTCGAGGCGCTGGAGGAGGAACGCGACGTTTCCAAGCGCGATCCGTGGGAAGCGGTTTATGCCGCGCTCGGGCTTGATCTGCGCAACCCGGAAACAGTGGCAGCGGTGAACGCCTACACTGGCCCACATGCGGAAGACTTGCAGCTGGTTGCGGCGAACCTCGACCAGATGCCGGATCTGATGTTCCGCGATGCATTTGCCGGTCTGGACGAGGATTGGCTTGACCCCGAAGTGTGGAAGACAATCAAGATTTACAGCCCTGATTACACCTCGGGCTACTTCCTGAACTCCGTTGACATGGAAAAGGGCACCGACGGCGCACAGATGCGGCCGGAAAATCAGCAGATCTACATCAAGCTGTTCATCCGGACGCTGTGGATGTCGCTGGTGATTACCGGAAGCTGTATCCTTCTGGGCTATCCGGTGGCGTGGATTTTGGCGAACCTTCCGCTGCGCACGGCCAACGTGCTGATGATCCTCGTGCTTCTGCCGTTTTGGACCTCGCTTCTGGTGCGGACATCCGCTTGGAAGGTGCTGCTGCAACAGCAGGGCGTGATAAATGAAATCCTTGTTTGGCTTGGCTTTGTGGATGACGCGAACCGGCTGATCCTGATGAACAACGCGACGGGTACGGTCATCGCGATGACGCATATCCTGCTGCCGTTCATGATCTTGCCGCTTTATTCGGTGATGAAGACCATCCCGCCAAGCTACCTGCGCGCGGCGAAGAGCCTTGGTGCTACCAACTGGACAGCGTTCTGGCGGGTCTACTTCCCGCAGTCGGTGCCGGGCATCGGTGCGGGCTCGATCCTCGTGTTCATCCTTGCAATCGGCTACTACATCACGCCTGAAATCGTGGGTGGTACTGACGGTGTGTTTATCTCGAACCGGATTGCCTATCACATTTCCAGCTCGCTCAACTGGGGCCTCGCGGCTGCGCTTGGCACGATCCTGCTGGCGGTGGTTCTGTTGCTGTACTGGCTCTACGACAGGATCGTGGGCATTGATAACGTGAAACTGGGGGGCTGATTGATGGCATATGTAGGACCTTCTTTCCGTCCGGATCTGATGAGCTTCACCGCGCCTTGTACCGCGGCCCTTGGCGGCGCTTTCGGATTTGTCGTCGGCAATGCCTTCGACAACCATCCGTGGATCGGCGTGCTCATCGGTGCGGCTTTTGGGTTTGCGCTGGCATTCACCTTGAGCAAATTCGCAGTCAAGCGGACTGCGGGGCGCTGGGCGACGATTGCTCTTTGCGCGCTGGCCGGTTTCCTGTTCAGTAACCTCGGCGCGGCCGTGGCGGGCGGTTTGATCGGTGCGGTGCTGAGTTGGTTCTTTTACTGGCTTGATACTGGTGCCTATCGCAAGAACGTGCCGATCTACTATACGGCACGCGAAACGCTATGGTACAACACGTTCCTGTTCATCTGCGGGTTGGTGTTCTTCTTCCTGATCGCGCCGCTGCTGCCGGTGATGTGGTTGTCATTCAACGCGGAGGACTTCTTTACCTTCACGCCTGAAATGTTGGCCTTCGATCCGGTTGGTTATTCACTGAAGCATTATCGGGACTTCCTCGGTACTGACGAATGGATGGTGCCGCTGAAGAACTCGCTGATCATTGCGCCGATTGCGACGGTCATTTCGGTAAGCCTCGGGACGCTGGCGGCGATTGGCCTTTCGCAATCGCATGTGCCCTTCCGGCAGACGATCATGGCGATCATGATCTCGCCGATGATCGTGCCGCTGATCATCTCGGCGACCGGCATGTTCTTCTTCTATGCACCGCTGGGGAACTGGCTGGAGGCCACTCTGGGGCTGAACCAGTCCTTTGTTGGCTATGTTAAGGTCATCCTCGCGCACGCGGTTCTGGGAGTGCCGTTTGTCATCATCACGGTGACGGCGACGCTGGTCGGCTTTGACCGGTCGCTGACGCGGGCGGCGGCGAATATGGGTGCGAACCCTGTGACGACCTTCTTCCGTGTGCAAATGCCGCTGATCCTGCCGGGTGTGATTTCGGGTGGTCTTTTTGCCTTTATCACCTCGTTTGACGAAGTCGTGGTGGTGCTGTTCGTTGGTTCTGCTCAACAGCAGACCCTGCCGTGGCAAATGTTCACCGGCCTGCGCGAACAGATCAGCCCGACGATCCTTGCGGCAGCGTCGATCCTTGTGGCGGTTTCGATCATGTTGCTGACAACGGTTGAACTGCTCCGTCGCCGTTCCGAGCGGCTGCGCGGCTTGTCGCCGGGCTGATTGCGGACACTTCAAGAATGACAAAGCGCCCGATCCTGATGGTCGGGCGTTTTGCGTTTGAGTTAGCGGATCGCGCGGGCTTTACGCCTGATCCCAACCGATCTGATCGAAGAGCCGTGCGTAGGTGGCGCGCAGTCCAAGGAGCGTGTCGCGATCGGCTTGGTCTTTGCGGGCCCATGCCTTTGTCGCGATGCCCAAGATGCGGGGCGCAAGCATCGCTTCCATCTCATTGTCTTGGGTGGTGAACTCGGACCAGAAAGCGCCCTCGACGCCGATGATCTGCGCTTCTAGTTCCGGTTCGTCATCAGGGACGGGATCCCAATCGATCGTGTCTTCCAGTCCGATGATCGTGGCCCATGTCGCGCCCCAGTCATCGGGGGAGGCGGTTTGTGCCATGTCGAGATAGGTTTTCTGACCCGGCATCATAACGACCTGATTGCCCCTGCGGGCGGCCTCAAGACCGGGGCCTTGGCCTGTCCAGCTGAAGATGATGGCATCGGCGCCGATATTGGGAGTGCCAAGCGCGGATTCTTCCCATCCAGCAGGGGTTTTGCCCAAGGCGGACATGCGGGAAGCCATCTTATGCGTGATCCAACCCTGAAGATCTTGGGTGGTGTGCAGCCCTTCTTTCGCCATCAGGGCGCGGGCGGCGGGTGAGCCTGACCATGTGTCCTCGGGCAGTTCATCGCCGCCCAGATGGATCACATCAAACGGGAAAAGCGTGCTGATTTCGTCGGCCATTGATTCCCAAATGCGCCAAGTTTCGGGCATCGCAGGGTTCGCGACATTACGGAAATAGCCCTGAACCGATTGTTCGGTGCCTGTCTCTTCGGGGTCGCGAGTGTCGGGGTAGACGGCGCAGAGGGCGAAGGCGTGGGCGGGGATCTCGATCTCGGGAATGACCTCGATAGACAGTGCCTTCGCATGCGCCAGAATGCGGGAAACATCCGCACGGGAGTAGCTGCCGCCTGCATGTGGGCCGCCGCCGAACAACGCGGGGACAAGTGCGCCCTCGCCTCGGAAATGGGTTTTCGAGAGGTCTGGCAGGCTTGCCAGTTCGAGCCGAAAAGCCTCGTCATCAGCGAAGTGCCAGTGAAACCGGTTCAGCTTCAGAAGCGCCATCAGGTCGAGCAGACGCAGGATCGTCTCGACCTCGTAGAAATGGCGCGCGCAGTCCAGATGCTGGCCGCGCCACGAGAAGCGGGGCCGGTCCGTGATCGTGCCGCAGGGGACTGCGCCATCATGCAGGAAGATCAGCGAGGCGAGCGTGATGCCACCGTAGAAAACACCGGATTCCGTGCTGTGGCTGAGGGTGATCTTGGCTGGCGTGATCTCGAGGATATAGGCCTCGCTCGCCAGTGCCGCGTTGTGCTCCAAAACGATGGGCAGGCCATCCTCTGCCAGCAATTGCCCCAGACCGTTGCGCTGAAACAGTGCGTCCACCTCTTGCAGCGCGGAAGAACGAGAGCGAATGGATATGATGGGCGCCGAACCTCCGGAAGGCGCGAAGGAGGTGGGTTGGGGACACAGTAGAAGTGACGGCGCTGTTCCCGCGCCATAGGTCATCGCGCCGCGTTGAACGCCGGCTGGGCGCAGCTTGGGCAGGGTGATCACCTCATCTCCGCAGCGTAGATACGCGCCCATCGGTAGCCATGCTCTGTTTGCGGGGAGGAAGGCGGGGTTTTCGTACATCAACGAAAATGCGTAAGGCTGATCGGGTTGTAAATCGGGCAGCTGAATTTCGGTGTAGCCGCCGATGCTGGCCAAGCGCGTCAAGCCGTCAGCGGACAGGCTGGGCGCCATGCAGGAATAACACAATACCGGCGCGGCGAGGGCGCGGTCAGCGGTGATCTGGCAACGGATGATCGCAGCGTCGAGGGTAGCGGTGAATTTCACGCGGTGGCCCTCACGCTTGTTCGGGGCTGATTTCGGAGACGAAATCATAGATATCGGGCCGGTAAAGACCTTGGGTCAGTTCAATAGGGCGCCCGTTTTCAAGATAGCCGGTCCGATTGATTTGCAGGATCGCCGTGTTTTCCGGTACCTCCAGCAAATGCGCCTGTTGACCAGTGACGTTTACCGCTGTGACCCGCTGGATTGCGCGGCACGGAGCCAAACCTGACCGGCGCAACACTTCGTAGAGAGAAGTTTCGACGGCTTCAGGGCGCGGCAGGGCATCACTGGGGATGGCCGATTTTTCGAGCGCCATGGGGATGCCATCGGCGCTGCGCAGGCGTTCGATGCGGGAAATCTTTTGGTTGGGAGACAGGCCAAGCGCCATCATTTCGTCCGGCGTTGGGGTGTAAAGGCCGCGATCAATGATCGTGCTTGTGGCTTTGCGCCCACGGGCGGCCATGTTCTCGGAAAAAGACACGAGGCTGGAAAGCGATTGCTCGGTTCGCTGGGCCGGCCCGAGAACAAAGCTGCCGGAGCCGCGCTTTTGTTCGACCAACCCCGCATCGACAAGCTCGGCGACCGCTTTGCGGACGGTGACGCGACTGACATCGGCAATTTCGGCCAGATCGCGCTCGGCCGGAAGCTGATAGCCCTTCTCCAATTGGCCATCGGCAATCGCAGCGGCGATGTACCGAGAGAGCTGCAAGTAGCGTGAGCCCTCTTTGGGGCGGTACCACAGGTCTGTGCGGAAAAGATCTCTGTTCGCTTCCATGTGGCGCGCCCTTTTGGTATTTAATTTAGAATACCAATAACCAATTCTGGTAGCTGACAGCAAGAATAAAATCAAATAAACCCTCAATTTTGCTGCCTATTTTGAAAAAAATCATTAAAGGTATTATTTTGGTAGCATTTATTGGTAACATCCATATAGTTTGGGAATGGGCGGTGATTCCTTTGATGATTCACCGGCAATTCGGGAGGGGACATGACCAGTTCGTCACAAATTCAACACCCCAGGCGCCGCAGTTTGCCGGAGGCGTGGTTTGCGTGGTTGCTGATTGCGCCAGCGGTGATTTTCATCGGTGTAATCGTGGCGTGGCCCCTGTTCGAAACTTTTCGCCTGTCCTTTACTGACGCAAATCTGGGCGGTGAGAGCTATGTCGGGCTGGAGAATTACGCAGAGCTTGCCGATAGCCGTAAGTTCAAGCAGACGATCGTCCGGACCTTTTATTGGATGTTCCTATCGGTTGCTTTGAAGCTGGTGTTGGGCCTGATCGGGGCGACGCTGCTGAATGCGGCCGTGCCTGGCCGGGCGTTGTTCCGTGTTTTGGTGATGCCGCCTTGGGTGATCCCGATGGCGATCGGCATGATCGGCTGGCTGTGGCTCTATAATGGTGCCTTCGGCGTGCTTTCGGGGACGGCGCAGTATGTCGGCATTATCGACAAGGCGTTCGAATTCCTCGCCTACAAGCAGTCCGCTTTCTACTCTGCCGTGGTGGCCGATGTTTGGGTTGGCACACCGATGGTGACGCTGTTCTTCCTTGCGGCGATGCAAGGGGTAAGCCGTGACCTGTATGAAGCGGCGTGGGTCGATGGCGC is a genomic window containing:
- a CDS encoding pyridoxal-phosphate dependent enzyme, which encodes MQLIINPHRGGEKLAPDMPYPSTDAARVAALLGQCPKAAETPLVNATPLAPVAALWVKDERPRMGLGSFKALGAAYVIARQAEAVDPNPGADTLAGRTYVTASAGNHGMSVAAGARVFGAKAVVYIAETVPESFAGRLQALGADVVRAGADYAASMRAAQEAAVANGWTLLSDSSWEGYAELPHILMEGYLQMVAEAVAQCPEVPTHILLQAGVGGLAGAVAAYARKAWGDGPEIIVVEPEAAPALQASILAGECVFADGPDSVMGRLDCKEPSLIALNGLARDADAFLTISDADVTAQLPAMAATGLETTASGGAGIATVMDDDARQAMQIGPDSRVLCFLSEVAD
- a CDS encoding M24 family metallopeptidase; amino-acid sequence: MRGFPASEFAARTAKAQALMAESGLAALLLTTEPELRYFTGYLTRFWESPTRPWFLVVPASGKPIAVIPSIGAALMGQTWIDDIRTWVAPDLHDDGVGLLIETLNEVTQGGRIGVQDGHETHVRMPQSDYQRLATAVELGSDEGIMRKLRMVKSQAEIDKVAEACRIAGRAFARVPEIAAVGVPLEQVFREFQMLCLSEGADWVPYLAGGAGQGGYADVISPATEAPLAHGDVLMLDTGLVHDGYFCDFDRNWAVGTASSAVSAAHARLIEASDAGAAVARPGATAADLFHAMNDVLTRGAGGTDAGRLGHGLGMSLTEWPSLIPTDHTVLEAGMILTLEPGVAVGDRIMVHEENIVVTDGGAVFLSPRAEAEIPVL
- a CDS encoding Asp/Glu racemase; amino-acid sequence: MKPLPFDLIPDDALPTPLGLIVLQTDETIEPEFHKAFADDNAALYVSRIASAPEVTPEGLGAMESLIAASADLLPKSLHYSVVGYGCTSASAIIGSDAVAELVRKSCNADEVTNPLRAAIAFAEHHGLRRLALVSPYIMDVNVALRAAFARAGITTDTFGTFGEAEEAKVARIAEQSIVSAAMALGSSADVDGVFLSCTNLKTRTAIPRLTEALGKPVFSSNFALSWHMKKCAKL
- a CDS encoding ABC transporter ATP-binding protein, with amino-acid sequence MTDLGNNQSFVKFDRVQKSYDGENLVVKDLNLDMPKGEFLTMLGPSGSGKTTCLMMLAGFETATHGEILLDGRPINNIPPHKRGIGMVFQNYALFPHMTVAENLAFPLEVRKLDKSVREEKVKRALDMVQMGAFGGRRPAQLSGGQQQRIALARALVFEPELVLMDEPLGALDKQLREHMQFEITRLAHDLGITTVYVTHDQTEALTMSDRVAVFEDGRIQQLAPPDTLYEEPENSFVAQFIGENNTLEGVVTEIKGPDLCEVKLDGGEIIDAKPVNVSQVGERTRVSIRPERVEMNKDRLQEGAHTLKAEVLEFIYMGDIFRTRLRVAGNEDFVVKTRNAPDQARLTPGTQLEIGWLPADCRALDA
- a CDS encoding extracellular solute-binding protein; the encoded protein is MKKTTIVSAVSILGLTAGLAHADGHMANDMTLVSWGGAYQQSQINAYTEPYMAMNPGVTTTWDESSAEAVAKLRAMNEAGNITWDVVDVVAADALRLCDEGLAMEIDADEDLAPAPDGTSAEDDFGDLLVGDCFIPQIVYSTTFGYRTDMVPEGVEAPNDICDVFDLATYPGMRSLEKRPINNVEWALLCDGVAKEDVYDVLATEEGQEQALAKLDTIKDSVIWWSAGADTPQLLADGEVFIGSTYNGRLFSAIEEQGQPIGMMWDAQVFDLDGWIIPEGLSDERLARAMDFIYFATDTQRLADQAKYISYGPARASSAPLVGQHASLGIDMAPHMPTDPNNAKNTFLYNYEFWADYRDDIDAKFQAWLAQ
- a CDS encoding ABC transporter permease; translated protein: MSDTTSSGPMLAADGTPLKTSLARALRRQKIRALALIAPLLIFVVVTFIIPIATMLFRSVENQIVSGTLPEATYELQEWDANSTEAPEEEVFQALFFDLFRAAEAKEHTKLGTRLNYEMTGTSSLFRTSGRNLDDIGEEWQDPIEDIAPALKDGETWYAMLSGTGGEALLESRRDLWNGMVPDEFNGDVGLTLSADMVEMLPLTAAAYADWAIFEALEEERDVSKRDPWEAVYAALGLDLRNPETVAAVNAYTGPHAEDLQLVAANLDQMPDLMFRDAFAGLDEDWLDPEVWKTIKIYSPDYTSGYFLNSVDMEKGTDGAQMRPENQQIYIKLFIRTLWMSLVITGSCILLGYPVAWILANLPLRTANVLMILVLLPFWTSLLVRTSAWKVLLQQQGVINEILVWLGFVDDANRLILMNNATGTVIAMTHILLPFMILPLYSVMKTIPPSYLRAAKSLGATNWTAFWRVYFPQSVPGIGAGSILVFILAIGYYITPEIVGGTDGVFISNRIAYHISSSLNWGLAAALGTILLAVVLLLYWLYDRIVGIDNVKLGG
- a CDS encoding ABC transporter permease subunit is translated as MAYVGPSFRPDLMSFTAPCTAALGGAFGFVVGNAFDNHPWIGVLIGAAFGFALAFTLSKFAVKRTAGRWATIALCALAGFLFSNLGAAVAGGLIGAVLSWFFYWLDTGAYRKNVPIYYTARETLWYNTFLFICGLVFFFLIAPLLPVMWLSFNAEDFFTFTPEMLAFDPVGYSLKHYRDFLGTDEWMVPLKNSLIIAPIATVISVSLGTLAAIGLSQSHVPFRQTIMAIMISPMIVPLIISATGMFFFYAPLGNWLEATLGLNQSFVGYVKVILAHAVLGVPFVIITVTATLVGFDRSLTRAAANMGANPVTTFFRVQMPLILPGVISGGLFAFITSFDEVVVVLFVGSAQQQTLPWQMFTGLREQISPTILAAASILVAVSIMLLTTVELLRRRSERLRGLSPG
- a CDS encoding beta-N-acetylhexosaminidase, coding for MKFTATLDAAIIRCQITADRALAAPVLCYSCMAPSLSADGLTRLASIGGYTEIQLPDLQPDQPYAFSLMYENPAFLPANRAWLPMGAYLRCGDEVITLPKLRPAGVQRGAMTYGAGTAPSLLLCPQPTSFAPSGGSAPIISIRSRSSALQEVDALFQRNGLGQLLAEDGLPIVLEHNAALASEAYILEITPAKITLSHSTESGVFYGGITLASLIFLHDGAVPCGTITDRPRFSWRGQHLDCARHFYEVETILRLLDLMALLKLNRFHWHFADDEAFRLELASLPDLSKTHFRGEGALVPALFGGGPHAGGSYSRADVSRILAHAKALSIEVIPEIEIPAHAFALCAVYPDTRDPEETGTEQSVQGYFRNVANPAMPETWRIWESMADEISTLFPFDVIHLGGDELPEDTWSGSPAARALMAKEGLHTTQDLQGWITHKMASRMSALGKTPAGWEESALGTPNIGADAIIFSWTGQGPGLEAARRGNQVVMMPGQKTYLDMAQTASPDDWGATWATIIGLEDTIDWDPVPDDEPELEAQIIGVEGAFWSEFTTQDNEMEAMLAPRILGIATKAWARKDQADRDTLLGLRATYARLFDQIGWDQA